In the Mycolicibacter sp. MU0102 genome, one interval contains:
- a CDS encoding DUF402 domain-containing protein gives MHPPKEETFDLRGYTNTDPKGVVRAVDVYTVHPWGLYLARPTPGRAQFHYLESWLLPSLGLRATVFHFSPGYEREQDFYLDVGEYTAGPEHWRSRDHYLDLVVRTASGVELADTDELMAAVAEGLLSQHDAEQAVLRAVAAVDGLARNGYDLHRWLAGRGMPVTWPVSDGLRGSPPGSR, from the coding sequence GTGCATCCACCCAAGGAAGAGACCTTCGACCTGCGCGGCTACACCAACACCGACCCCAAAGGGGTGGTGCGTGCCGTCGACGTCTACACGGTGCACCCGTGGGGTCTCTACCTGGCCCGCCCCACCCCGGGCCGGGCCCAATTCCACTACCTGGAGTCCTGGCTGCTGCCATCGCTGGGGCTGCGCGCGACCGTCTTCCATTTCAGCCCGGGTTACGAGCGTGAGCAGGACTTCTACCTCGACGTCGGCGAGTACACCGCGGGACCGGAGCACTGGCGCTCCCGGGACCACTACCTGGATCTGGTGGTCCGCACCGCATCCGGCGTCGAGCTCGCCGACACCGACGAGCTGATGGCCGCCGTCGCCGAGGGTCTGCTCAGTCAGCACGACGCCGAGCAGGCGGTGCTGCGCGCGGTGGCCGCCGTCGACGGCCTGGCCCGCAACGGCTACGACCTGCACCGGTGGCTGGCCGGCCGGGGCATGCCCGTGACCTGGCCGGTCAGCGATGGGCTTAGGGGGTCGCCACCGGGATCTCGGTAG
- the coaE gene encoding dephospho-CoA kinase translates to MLRIGLTGGIGAGKSTVSAAFNRHGGVIVDGDVIAREVVEPGTEGLAKLVEAFGPGILLPDGALDRPALAAIAFSDDDKRATLNGIVHPLVAQRRSELIAAAGTDAVIVEDIPLLVESQMAPLFPLVVVVHAEVETRVARLTEIRGMSEADARARIAAQATEPQRRDVADVWLDNSGSPDDLAAKALELWEQRILPFAHNLTNRQTVPSPTQLVPADPTWPDQAQRILARLRTTCGHRATRVDHIGSTAVSGLDAKDVIDVQITVESLAVADELADTLLAAGYPRLEAITADNVKTDARSTVAEFDHTDSPALWDKRIHASADPGRATNVHIRVAGWPNQQFALLFPAWLSADAAARADYLAIKRDAERAAADGDIDAYCEVKEPWFDTAYRRAWAWADDTGWRP, encoded by the coding sequence ATGCTGCGTATCGGTCTGACCGGCGGTATCGGCGCCGGTAAGTCGACGGTGTCGGCTGCCTTCAACCGCCACGGTGGCGTCATCGTCGACGGTGACGTCATCGCCCGTGAAGTAGTGGAGCCCGGTACCGAAGGCCTCGCCAAATTGGTCGAGGCCTTCGGGCCGGGCATCCTGCTTCCGGACGGAGCTTTGGACCGTCCGGCGCTGGCCGCGATCGCGTTCAGTGACGACGACAAGCGGGCCACCCTCAACGGCATCGTGCATCCGCTGGTGGCGCAACGCCGTTCGGAGCTGATCGCGGCAGCCGGTACGGATGCGGTAATCGTCGAGGACATTCCGCTGCTGGTCGAATCACAGATGGCACCGCTGTTCCCGTTGGTGGTCGTGGTGCATGCCGAGGTAGAGACTCGGGTGGCCCGGCTGACCGAAATCCGTGGCATGTCGGAGGCCGACGCGCGAGCCCGGATCGCCGCCCAGGCCACCGAGCCGCAACGGCGCGACGTCGCCGACGTCTGGCTGGACAACTCCGGCAGTCCGGATGACTTGGCTGCCAAAGCACTTGAGCTGTGGGAGCAGCGCATCCTGCCGTTCGCGCACAATCTCACCAACCGCCAGACGGTGCCGTCCCCGACGCAGCTGGTGCCGGCCGATCCGACGTGGCCGGACCAGGCGCAGCGCATCCTGGCCCGGCTGCGCACCACCTGTGGTCACCGGGCGACCCGCGTCGATCACATCGGGTCGACCGCGGTGTCCGGACTGGACGCCAAAGACGTCATCGACGTGCAGATCACGGTCGAATCCCTGGCGGTGGCCGACGAACTCGCCGACACATTGCTGGCTGCGGGATACCCGCGGTTGGAGGCGATCACCGCCGACAATGTCAAGACCGACGCCCGCAGCACCGTTGCGGAGTTCGACCACACCGATAGTCCGGCATTGTGGGACAAGCGGATTCATGCCTCTGCCGACCCGGGGCGGGCAACCAACGTCCACATCCGGGTCGCGGGCTGGCCCAATCAGCAGTTCGCCCTGCTGTTCCCGGCCTGGCTGTCCGCTGATGCCGCCGCACGGGCTGACTATCTGGCGATCAAGCGCGACGCCGAACGCGCGGCCGCCGACGGCGACATCGATGCTTATTGCGAGGTCAAGGAGCCGTGGTTCGACACCGCCTACCGGCGGGCGTGGGCGTGGGCCGACGACACCGGGTGGCGGCCTTAA
- a CDS encoding TetR/AcrR family transcriptional regulator → MDAPQVSSLRERRRRETEAAIHRAAVELIAERGYDAVTVPMISERAGVCVRTFFNYFPNKETSVVLPFPPFDPELSAVVRSGPGAERLMADVAELVINHIEVHTENSVGLATLLRMICEIPELLRLHTAELAELETQLVELIAQRLQLPSADRRVEVFASAVMATANTGIQRWSRDPEAGSLSDEVRRCVCLLEPLQHL, encoded by the coding sequence GTGGATGCGCCGCAGGTCAGCTCGCTGAGAGAACGCCGGCGGCGCGAAACAGAAGCAGCCATCCATCGTGCGGCGGTCGAGTTGATCGCCGAACGGGGCTACGACGCGGTGACGGTGCCGATGATCAGCGAGCGCGCCGGCGTCTGTGTACGCACCTTCTTCAACTATTTCCCGAACAAGGAAACGTCGGTGGTGCTGCCGTTCCCGCCGTTCGACCCCGAGCTCAGTGCGGTGGTGCGAAGCGGGCCGGGCGCAGAGCGTCTGATGGCCGATGTGGCCGAACTGGTGATCAACCACATCGAGGTCCACACCGAGAACTCGGTCGGCCTCGCCACGCTGCTGCGGATGATCTGCGAGATCCCGGAGCTGCTCCGGTTACATACCGCCGAATTGGCCGAGCTGGAAACGCAGCTGGTCGAGCTGATCGCCCAGCGACTCCAGTTGCCCAGCGCCGATCGGCGCGTCGAAGTGTTCGCCAGCGCGGTGATGGCGACGGCGAACACCGGCATCCAGCGCTGGTCGCGCGACCCGGAGGCCGGCTCGTTGTCGGACGAGGTCCGGCGCTGTGTGTGCCTGCTGGAACCCCTGCAACACCTTTAG
- a CDS encoding MmpS family transport accessory protein, with amino-acid sequence MVVVLVATLAGFAGFRIHAVMAPKPAPTAFIDESRPVIPKDVIYEVFGPEGTAGQVNYLDENSQPQRADFTTLPWSFTISTKLTSIFANVVAQGDSSSIGCRITVNGEVRDEQTVDTHNAQVFCLVKSA; translated from the coding sequence ATGGTCGTGGTCCTGGTGGCGACGCTGGCAGGGTTTGCGGGTTTTCGCATCCATGCGGTGATGGCGCCCAAACCCGCGCCGACCGCCTTCATCGACGAGTCCAGACCCGTGATCCCCAAAGACGTCATCTACGAAGTGTTCGGACCTGAGGGGACGGCCGGCCAGGTGAACTACCTCGACGAGAACTCGCAGCCGCAGCGCGCCGATTTCACGACCTTGCCGTGGTCGTTCACCATCTCCACCAAGCTGACGTCCATCTTCGCCAACGTGGTCGCCCAGGGCGACAGCAGCTCGATCGGCTGCCGCATCACCGTCAACGGAGAGGTGCGCGACGAACAGACGGTCGACACCCATAACGCTCAGGTCTTCTGTCTGGTGAAGTCGGCATGA
- the rpsA gene encoding 30S ribosomal protein S1, with protein MPSPTVTSPQVAINDIGSAEDFLAAIDKTIKYFNDGDIVEGTIVKVDRDEVLLDIGYKTEGVIPSRELSIKHDVDPHEVVSVGDEVEALVLTKEDKEGRLILSKKRAQYERAWGTIEELKEKDEAVKGTVIEVVKGGLILDIGLRGFLPASLVEMRRVRDLQPYIGKEIEAKIIELDKNRNNVVLSRRAWLEQTQSEVRSEFLNQLQKGAVRKGVVSSIVNFGAFVDLGGVDGLVHVSELSWKHIDHPSEVVQVGDEVTVEVLDVDMDRERVSLSLKATQEDPWRHFARTHAIGQIVPGKVTKLVPFGAFVRVEEGIEGLVHISELAEHHVEVPDQVVAVGDDAMVKVIDIDLDRRRISLSLKQANEDYTEEFDPSKYGMADSYDEQGNYIFPEGFDAETNEWIEGFDKQRTEWEARYAEAERRHKMHTAQMEKFAAAEHAEPRSGANGSHRDEAPAGGSLASDEQLAALREKLAGNSA; from the coding sequence ATGCCAAGTCCCACCGTGACCTCGCCGCAAGTAGCCATCAACGACATTGGCTCCGCCGAGGATTTTCTCGCCGCTATCGACAAAACGATCAAGTACTTCAACGATGGCGACATCGTCGAGGGGACGATCGTCAAGGTTGACCGGGACGAGGTCCTGCTCGACATCGGTTACAAGACCGAAGGGGTCATCCCCTCCCGCGAACTTTCGATCAAGCACGACGTCGACCCCCACGAGGTGGTGTCCGTCGGTGATGAGGTCGAAGCCCTGGTCCTGACCAAAGAGGACAAAGAGGGTCGTCTGATCCTGTCCAAGAAGCGCGCCCAGTACGAGCGCGCCTGGGGCACGATCGAAGAGCTCAAGGAGAAGGACGAGGCCGTCAAGGGCACCGTCATCGAGGTCGTCAAGGGCGGCCTGATCCTCGACATCGGCCTGCGCGGCTTCCTGCCGGCCTCGCTGGTGGAGATGCGCCGGGTCCGCGACCTGCAGCCGTACATCGGCAAAGAGATCGAAGCCAAGATCATCGAGCTGGACAAGAACCGCAACAACGTGGTGCTGTCCCGTCGTGCCTGGCTGGAGCAGACCCAGTCCGAGGTGCGCAGCGAGTTCCTCAACCAGCTGCAGAAGGGCGCCGTCCGCAAGGGTGTCGTCTCCTCGATCGTCAACTTCGGCGCGTTCGTCGACCTGGGCGGCGTGGACGGCCTGGTGCACGTCTCCGAGCTGTCCTGGAAGCACATCGACCACCCGTCCGAGGTCGTTCAGGTGGGCGACGAGGTCACCGTCGAGGTGCTCGACGTCGACATGGACCGCGAGCGGGTTTCGCTGTCGCTCAAGGCCACTCAGGAAGACCCGTGGCGCCACTTCGCCCGCACCCACGCGATCGGTCAGATCGTCCCGGGCAAGGTCACCAAGCTGGTGCCGTTCGGTGCGTTCGTCCGTGTCGAGGAGGGCATCGAGGGTCTGGTGCACATCTCCGAGCTGGCTGAGCACCACGTCGAGGTCCCGGACCAGGTGGTCGCGGTTGGCGACGACGCCATGGTCAAGGTCATCGACATCGACCTGGACCGCCGCCGGATCTCGCTGAGCCTCAAGCAGGCCAACGAGGACTACACCGAGGAGTTCGACCCCTCGAAGTACGGCATGGCCGACAGCTACGACGAGCAGGGCAACTACATCTTCCCCGAGGGCTTCGACGCCGAGACCAACGAGTGGATCGAAGGTTTCGACAAGCAGCGCACCGAGTGGGAGGCCCGCTACGCCGAGGCCGAGCGTCGTCACAAGATGCACACCGCGCAGATGGAGAAGTTCGCCGCTGCCGAGCACGCCGAGCCGCGCTCGGGTGCCAACGGTTCGCACCGCGACGAGGCTCCGGCCGGTGGTTCGCTGGCCAGCGACGAGCAGCTCGCCGCACTGCGTGAGAAGCTCGCCGGTAACAGCGCCTAA
- a CDS encoding PrsW family intramembrane metalloprotease, protein MRNRRKVGAPLIVIVLLAVLTAFLLLLFTAANPGGTLTALVLASMSMLVVLLCYRWLDRWEPEPRRLLQLAFLWGASVAVVLAVGLETFGSSVATVRPLVSKTFDMAAIQAPFIEEAAKGLFLLVMLTGRRRLALNSLTDCMVYAGVVAVGFAWMEDIVYIAPADSPAKMAAVAIARLIFGPFAHPLFTTMTGIGVFFALRRHGFWSKAIVILIGYLGAVAMHASWNASLAMGGGQLFLVTYFFWLVPVFLLMVLLGVLSRRHEQQLVASKLPGMVAGGLISPNEATWLGSIRTRKLAIREATRIGGRPAGKAVKNFAVQVVQLAFIRDRIDRGFGDPEVFAVQQEDAYGVVAARTAAPVLYTMAGYHSPLPARR, encoded by the coding sequence ATGCGGAACCGGCGAAAAGTCGGAGCGCCGCTCATCGTCATTGTCCTGCTCGCCGTCCTCACCGCATTCCTGCTGTTGCTCTTCACCGCGGCCAACCCGGGCGGGACCCTGACCGCGCTGGTACTGGCGAGCATGTCGATGCTGGTGGTGCTGTTGTGCTACCGGTGGCTGGACCGCTGGGAACCCGAGCCGCGCCGACTGCTGCAACTGGCGTTCTTGTGGGGCGCGTCGGTGGCCGTGGTGCTGGCGGTGGGCTTGGAGACCTTCGGGTCCTCGGTCGCCACCGTGCGGCCGCTGGTGTCGAAGACCTTCGACATGGCGGCCATCCAGGCGCCGTTCATCGAGGAGGCCGCGAAAGGCCTGTTCCTGCTGGTCATGCTGACCGGACGCCGGCGGCTGGCGCTGAATTCGCTGACCGACTGCATGGTCTACGCGGGCGTCGTGGCGGTGGGTTTCGCCTGGATGGAGGACATCGTCTACATCGCGCCGGCCGACTCACCGGCCAAAATGGCCGCGGTGGCCATCGCCCGGCTGATCTTCGGTCCGTTCGCCCACCCGCTGTTCACCACGATGACCGGGATCGGGGTGTTCTTCGCGCTGCGCCGCCACGGGTTCTGGTCGAAGGCCATCGTGATCCTGATCGGCTACCTGGGCGCAGTGGCGATGCACGCCTCGTGGAACGCCTCGCTGGCGATGGGCGGCGGGCAACTCTTCCTGGTGACTTACTTCTTCTGGTTGGTTCCGGTGTTCCTGCTGATGGTGCTGCTGGGCGTGTTGAGCCGCCGGCACGAACAGCAACTGGTCGCCAGCAAGCTGCCCGGCATGGTGGCCGGCGGCCTGATCAGCCCCAACGAAGCGACCTGGCTGGGATCGATCCGCACCCGCAAGCTGGCGATCCGCGAGGCCACCCGCATCGGGGGCCGGCCTGCCGGCAAGGCGGTCAAGAACTTCGCCGTGCAAGTGGTCCAGCTGGCGTTCATCCGGGACCGCATCGACCGGGGCTTCGGTGATCCCGAGGTGTTCGCGGTACAGCAGGAGGACGCCTACGGGGTGGTGGCCGCCCGCACAGCGGCGCCGGTGCTCTACACCATGGCCGGGTATCACTCTCCCCTGCCGGCGCGGCGCTGA
- a CDS encoding RND family transporter: MSGDTVTHSRVARFIHRVPLLVVVAWLALTVVVNVVVPQLEEVGKAHSVSLAAKDAQSYQAIKKQGANFEQFDSDSMVMVLLEGDEPLGDQARTYYHGLVEKLRANTEHVEYVQDFWGDRITAGGAQSMDDKAAYVQLNLVGDQGTTTGKESVQSVRDIVDGSSPPPGLHVYVTGQAALTMDMNDAGDESMLKMTAITFVVITVMLLLIYRSMATVLLILFTVFVELGAARGIVAVLGHFEIMGLSTFAVSLLTSLAIAAGTDYAIFFIGRYQEARAAGQDRITAYFTTYHSVSHVVLGSGLTIAGATFCLKFTRLPYFASMGVPCAVGMLVVVAAAMTITPAVLLLGTRFGLLESKRKLSARGWRRIGTAIVRWPGPIFVVTMIVALIGIGVLPSYSVNYNDQYYIPKSLPSIQGYEASYRHFSKARMNPDIVLVETDQDLRTPGNMLVLDRIAKNIFRLDGIDKVQSITRPLGAPIDHSSVPFQLSMQSVPITENLDYLKGRMADMLHMTDQLGSMIEIMERMHALMSEQAGVTHDMVGHTTEMKQVTDEMRDHMADFDDFWRPMRNYFYWEPHCSGVPMCWSLRSIFDGLDGVDNLSDKMTAMLGDLEHMDTLMPQMVSQLPPMIAISKDIRETMLTMYSTFNGMINQMARMTDTATVMGQAFDAAKNDDFFYLPPEAFDNADFQKGLKLMVSPDGKSAQIIVTHEGDPAGNAALSKTEEELTAAKAAIKGTPLQGARVYIGGTAPTYHDIGEFLRYDMMLAVMASLCLIMIIMLVLTRSLVAAAVIVGTIAVSLGSSFGLSVLIWQHILGLQLHWFVLPFTVIILLAVGSDYNLLLVSRFKEELGAGMNTAIIRGVGGSGSVATQAGLVFAFTMGAMISSDLVSIGQSGTAICLGLLFDTFIIRAFMTPSIAALLGRWFWWPIKVLPTSSLTRNRPAVTERAADDPATTEIPVATP, from the coding sequence ATGAGCGGCGACACCGTCACCCATTCCCGGGTCGCGCGGTTCATTCACCGCGTGCCGCTCCTCGTCGTAGTGGCGTGGCTGGCGCTCACCGTCGTCGTCAACGTCGTTGTGCCGCAGCTCGAAGAGGTCGGCAAGGCACACTCAGTGTCCTTGGCGGCCAAGGACGCCCAGTCCTACCAGGCGATCAAGAAGCAGGGCGCCAACTTCGAGCAGTTCGACTCCGACAGCATGGTGATGGTCCTGCTGGAGGGCGATGAGCCGCTCGGCGACCAGGCGCGCACCTACTACCACGGCTTGGTGGAGAAGCTGCGGGCCAACACCGAGCACGTCGAGTACGTGCAGGACTTCTGGGGCGACCGGATCACCGCCGGTGGCGCCCAGAGTATGGACGACAAGGCCGCCTATGTGCAGCTGAACCTGGTCGGGGACCAGGGCACCACCACCGGCAAGGAATCGGTGCAGTCGGTGCGCGACATCGTCGACGGCAGCTCGCCGCCGCCCGGACTGCATGTCTATGTGACCGGCCAGGCCGCCCTGACGATGGACATGAACGACGCCGGCGACGAGAGCATGCTCAAGATGACGGCGATCACCTTCGTGGTGATCACGGTCATGCTGCTGCTGATCTACCGCTCGATGGCAACGGTGCTGTTGATCTTGTTCACCGTCTTCGTCGAACTGGGTGCGGCGCGCGGGATCGTGGCGGTACTGGGCCACTTCGAGATCATGGGGCTGTCCACCTTCGCGGTGAGCCTGCTGACCTCGCTGGCGATCGCGGCCGGTACCGACTACGCGATCTTCTTCATCGGCCGCTACCAGGAGGCCAGGGCGGCAGGCCAAGATCGCATCACCGCGTACTTCACCACCTACCACAGTGTTTCGCATGTGGTGCTGGGCTCGGGTCTGACGATTGCCGGCGCCACGTTCTGCCTGAAATTCACCCGGCTGCCGTACTTCGCATCCATGGGTGTGCCGTGTGCGGTCGGCATGCTGGTCGTGGTCGCCGCGGCGATGACGATCACCCCCGCTGTTCTGCTGCTGGGCACTCGGTTCGGCCTGCTGGAGTCCAAGCGGAAACTCTCGGCGCGGGGCTGGCGCCGGATCGGGACCGCGATCGTGCGGTGGCCCGGGCCGATCTTCGTGGTGACCATGATCGTCGCCCTGATCGGGATCGGCGTGCTGCCGTCGTACTCGGTGAACTACAACGACCAGTACTACATCCCCAAAAGCCTGCCGTCGATTCAGGGCTATGAGGCGTCGTATCGACACTTCTCCAAGGCCCGGATGAACCCCGACATCGTGCTCGTCGAGACCGATCAGGATCTACGGACACCGGGCAACATGCTGGTGCTGGACCGGATCGCGAAGAACATCTTCCGCCTGGACGGAATCGACAAGGTACAGAGCATCACTCGGCCGTTGGGGGCACCGATCGACCACAGCTCGGTGCCGTTTCAGTTGAGCATGCAGTCGGTGCCCATCACCGAGAACCTCGACTATCTCAAGGGCCGGATGGCCGACATGCTGCACATGACCGATCAGCTCGGTTCGATGATCGAGATCATGGAGCGCATGCACGCCCTGATGTCGGAGCAGGCCGGCGTCACCCACGACATGGTGGGCCACACCACCGAGATGAAGCAGGTCACCGATGAAATGCGGGACCACATGGCTGATTTCGACGACTTCTGGCGTCCGATGCGCAACTACTTCTACTGGGAGCCGCACTGCTCGGGCGTCCCGATGTGCTGGTCGTTGCGGTCGATCTTCGACGGGCTCGACGGGGTCGACAATCTCAGCGACAAGATGACGGCGATGCTGGGCGATCTGGAGCACATGGACACCCTGATGCCGCAGATGGTGTCGCAGCTGCCGCCGATGATCGCCATTTCCAAGGACATCCGCGAAACGATGCTGACGATGTACAGCACGTTCAACGGGATGATCAACCAGATGGCGCGGATGACCGACACCGCGACCGTCATGGGGCAGGCCTTCGACGCCGCGAAGAACGACGACTTCTTCTATCTGCCGCCGGAAGCCTTCGACAACGCCGACTTCCAGAAGGGCCTCAAGTTGATGGTCTCGCCGGACGGGAAGTCCGCGCAGATCATCGTCACCCACGAGGGCGACCCGGCCGGTAACGCGGCGCTTTCCAAGACCGAGGAGGAGCTGACCGCGGCCAAGGCGGCGATCAAGGGCACTCCGCTACAAGGAGCCCGGGTCTACATCGGCGGCACGGCGCCGACCTATCACGACATCGGCGAGTTCTTGAGATACGACATGATGCTGGCGGTGATGGCGTCGCTGTGCCTGATCATGATCATCATGCTGGTGCTGACCCGCAGCCTCGTGGCGGCCGCGGTGATCGTCGGAACGATCGCGGTCTCCCTGGGCTCGTCGTTCGGGTTGTCGGTGCTGATCTGGCAACACATCCTCGGCCTGCAACTGCACTGGTTCGTGCTGCCCTTCACTGTGATCATCCTGTTGGCGGTGGGATCGGACTACAACCTGCTACTGGTATCTCGCTTCAAGGAAGAACTCGGCGCCGGGATGAATACCGCGATCATCCGCGGCGTCGGGGGATCGGGCAGCGTGGCCACCCAGGCGGGACTGGTGTTCGCGTTCACCATGGGCGCGATGATCAGCAGTGACCTGGTCTCGATCGGTCAGTCCGGGACCGCGATCTGCCTGGGGCTGCTGTTCGACACGTTCATCATCCGGGCGTTCATGACGCCGTCGATCGCGGCGCTGCTGGGCCGCTGGTTCTGGTGGCCGATCAAGGTGCTGCCCACCTCGTCGCTCACCCGCAACCGGCCGGCCGTGACCGAGCGCGCGGCCGACGACCCGGCGACTACCGAGATCCCGGTGGCGACCCCCTAA